A region from the Mycobacterium heidelbergense genome encodes:
- a CDS encoding FAD-binding oxidoreductase: MTVPPGPAREISRQTFLRAAAGALAAGTVFGSGRATADPATSGWGGLSTAINGQVILPDNGQFGAAKQVFNTNYNGSTPAVIVTPTSAADVQKAMAFAAAHNLKVAPRSGGHSYVGASTANGTMVLDLRQLPGGINYDAATRQVTVTPATHLFDIHQALAAAGRGIPTGTCPTVGAAGHALGGGLGAQSRHAGLLSDQLTSATVVLPGGQTVTASAASQPDLFWALRGGGGGNFGVTTSLTFATFATSDVDAVNLNFPPQSFAQVLLGWQSWLRTADQRSWALADATVDAMGTHCRILATCPAGSGNSVASAITSAVGMQPTGTENHTFNYLDLVKYLAVENLNPSPLGYVGGSDVFTTLTPAAAKGIASAVDAFPRGAGRMLAIMHALDGALATVAPGATAFPWRRQSSLVQWYVETGDQAAATGWLNTAHQAVQPYSVGGYVNYLEANQPASRYYGANLSRLSAVRQKYDPRRIMFSSLNF; the protein is encoded by the coding sequence ATGACAGTACCGCCGGGACCGGCGCGTGAGATCTCGCGGCAGACGTTTCTGCGGGCTGCCGCCGGAGCGTTGGCCGCGGGGACGGTCTTCGGGTCGGGCCGCGCCACAGCCGACCCGGCCACCTCGGGCTGGGGCGGTCTTTCCACCGCCATCAACGGCCAGGTGATCCTCCCGGATAACGGGCAATTCGGCGCGGCCAAACAGGTTTTCAACACCAACTACAACGGCTCGACGCCGGCGGTGATCGTCACGCCGACGTCGGCGGCGGATGTGCAAAAAGCCATGGCATTCGCCGCTGCCCACAACCTCAAGGTCGCTCCGCGCAGTGGTGGGCACTCCTACGTCGGCGCATCCACGGCAAACGGAACCATGGTGCTCGACCTGCGGCAGCTGCCCGGCGGAATCAATTACGACGCCGCCACCAGGCAGGTCACCGTCACGCCCGCGACCCATTTGTTTGACATACACCAGGCACTGGCCGCCGCCGGCCGGGGAATCCCGACGGGAACCTGCCCGACGGTCGGCGCCGCGGGACACGCCCTCGGCGGCGGGCTGGGCGCCCAATCCCGGCACGCGGGCCTGCTGTCCGACCAGTTGACCTCGGCGACGGTGGTGCTGCCCGGCGGCCAAACGGTCACCGCGTCTGCCGCCAGCCAGCCCGACCTGTTCTGGGCGTTGCGCGGCGGCGGTGGCGGCAACTTCGGGGTTACCACCTCGCTGACCTTCGCCACGTTCGCCACCAGCGACGTCGACGCCGTGAACCTCAATTTCCCGCCGCAGTCGTTCGCGCAGGTTCTCCTCGGTTGGCAGAGTTGGCTGCGCACCGCCGACCAACGCAGCTGGGCGCTGGCGGACGCCACCGTCGACGCCATGGGTACGCACTGTCGGATCCTCGCGACCTGCCCGGCCGGGTCGGGTAACAGCGTGGCGAGCGCCATCACCTCGGCCGTCGGGATGCAACCGACCGGGACCGAGAACCACACGTTCAACTATCTGGACCTGGTGAAGTATCTGGCCGTCGAGAACCTCAACCCGTCGCCGCTCGGATACGTCGGCGGATCTGATGTTTTCACGACCCTCACCCCGGCCGCCGCCAAGGGGATCGCCTCGGCGGTCGACGCCTTTCCCCGTGGGGCCGGACGCATGTTGGCGATCATGCACGCCCTCGACGGCGCGCTCGCCACCGTGGCACCGGGCGCCACAGCCTTCCCCTGGCGCCGGCAGTCCTCACTGGTGCAGTGGTACGTCGAAACCGGTGACCAGGCGGCCGCCACCGGCTGGCTCAACACCGCACACCAAGCGGTGCAACCGTATTCGGTCGGCGGTTATGTGAACTATCTCGAGGCCAACCAACCCGCTTCGCGGTACTACGGCGCGAACCTTTCTCGGCTGAGTGCCGTAAGACAGAAGTATGACCCGCGCCGAATCATGTTCTCGAGCCTGAACTTTTGA
- a CDS encoding dihydrolipoamide acetyltransferase family protein: MSADNRIKSFRVPDLGEGLEEVTVTSWHVAVGDEVELNQTLCSVETAKAEVEIPSPYAGRIVETCGAEGDVLQVGAVLVRIDTAPASSEANGEAAVPTLVGYGTDAGIDASRRGRPLAAPPVRKLAKELSVDLSSIRHVPAGRVITRADVLAAAQDADVRPVRGVQARMAEKMTLSHSEIPAAKVSVDVDCTELLRLRDRFRSAHQGITPFVLTLRMLVVALSHNEILNSTWIDSPQGPEVHVHRCIYLGFGVATQRGLLVPVIADAQNKATRELADRTVELITGAREGTLTPAELRGSTFTVSNFGALGVDDGTPVINHPEAAILGMGAIKPRPVVVDGEVVVRSTMTLTCVFDHRVADGAQAAQFVCELRDLIESPQTALLDL; this comes from the coding sequence GTGAGCGCCGACAATCGGATCAAGTCGTTTCGGGTCCCCGACCTCGGCGAGGGGCTCGAAGAGGTGACGGTGACCAGTTGGCACGTCGCCGTCGGTGACGAGGTCGAGCTCAATCAGACCTTGTGTTCGGTGGAGACCGCCAAGGCCGAGGTGGAGATCCCGAGCCCGTACGCCGGGCGGATCGTCGAAACGTGTGGCGCCGAAGGCGATGTGCTCCAGGTGGGTGCGGTGCTTGTCCGCATCGACACCGCGCCGGCGTCATCCGAAGCGAACGGCGAGGCCGCCGTTCCCACGTTGGTGGGCTACGGCACCGACGCCGGCATCGACGCCAGCCGGCGTGGCCGGCCGTTGGCGGCCCCTCCGGTGCGCAAGCTGGCCAAGGAGCTTTCGGTTGACCTCTCTTCGATACGGCACGTTCCCGCGGGCCGGGTGATCACCCGCGCGGACGTGTTGGCGGCGGCTCAGGACGCCGACGTCCGGCCCGTCCGGGGCGTGCAGGCCCGGATGGCGGAGAAGATGACGCTGTCCCACAGCGAAATCCCGGCCGCCAAGGTCAGCGTTGATGTGGATTGCACCGAGTTGTTGCGGTTGCGCGACCGGTTCCGTTCGGCGCATCAGGGGATCACGCCGTTCGTGCTGACGCTGCGGATGCTCGTTGTTGCGTTGAGTCACAACGAAATTCTCAACTCAACCTGGATCGATTCTCCTCAGGGCCCCGAGGTGCACGTCCATCGCTGCATTTATCTGGGATTCGGCGTGGCCACCCAACGCGGGCTGTTGGTCCCGGTGATCGCCGACGCACAGAACAAGGCGACCCGCGAATTGGCCGACCGGACAGTCGAATTGATCACCGGAGCGCGTGAGGGTACGCTGACGCCCGCCGAGTTGCGCGGCTCGACGTTCACCGTGTCGAACTTCGGTGCCCTGGGTGTCGACGACGGCACGCCGGTGATCAACCATCCCGAGGCGGCCATCCTGGGCATGGGAGCGATCAAGCCGCGCCCGGTGGTCGTCGACGGCGAGGTCGTGGTGCGGTCCACGATGACGCTGACGTGTGTGTTCGACCACCGTGTCGCCGACGGCGCCCAGGCGGCCCAGTTCGTCTGCGAGCTAAGGGATTTGATCGAATCGCCGCAGACCGCGCTGCTGGACCTATAG
- the bkdB gene encoding 3-methyl-2-oxobutanoate dehydrogenase subunit beta, with amino-acid sequence MTQLADRPVGPDETLTAFGAQSLTMVQALNRALHDAMAADDRVLVFGEDVSVEGGVFRVTEGLAETFGEERCFDTPLAESAIIGIAVGLALRGFVPVPEIQFDGFSYPAFDQVVSHLAKYRTRTRGEINMPVTVRIPSFGGIGAAEHHSDSTESYWAHTAGLKVVVPSSPADAYWLLRHSIACPDPVMFLEPKRRYQGRGMVDAGRPEPPIGRAMVRRPGTDVTVVTYGSLVSTAVAAAEEAQRQRGWSLEVIDLRSLVPLDFDTVAASIHRSGRCVVLHEGPRSLGYGAGLAARIQEEMFYELEAPVLRACGFDTPYPPARLEGLWLPGPDRLLDCVERVLEQP; translated from the coding sequence ATGACCCAGCTCGCTGATCGCCCGGTCGGCCCCGACGAAACGCTCACGGCGTTCGGCGCGCAGTCGTTGACCATGGTGCAGGCGCTCAACCGCGCGCTGCACGACGCGATGGCCGCCGACGATCGGGTCCTGGTGTTCGGCGAGGACGTCTCCGTCGAGGGCGGAGTGTTTCGGGTGACCGAGGGGCTGGCCGAAACATTCGGCGAGGAAAGGTGTTTCGACACGCCGCTGGCCGAGTCCGCCATCATCGGGATCGCGGTGGGGCTGGCCTTGCGCGGCTTCGTCCCGGTGCCGGAGATCCAGTTCGACGGATTCTCCTACCCGGCCTTCGATCAGGTGGTCAGCCACCTGGCGAAGTACCGCACCCGCACCCGTGGTGAGATCAACATGCCGGTGACGGTCCGGATCCCGTCGTTCGGCGGTATCGGTGCGGCCGAACATCATTCGGACTCCACCGAGTCGTACTGGGCGCATACCGCCGGCTTGAAGGTGGTGGTCCCGTCCAGCCCGGCGGACGCGTACTGGCTGCTTCGGCACTCCATCGCGTGCCCGGACCCGGTGATGTTTTTGGAGCCCAAGCGGCGCTACCAGGGCCGCGGCATGGTCGACGCCGGCCGGCCCGAACCGCCCATCGGCCGGGCGATGGTGCGCCGGCCGGGCACCGACGTCACCGTCGTCACCTACGGCAGCCTGGTGAGTACCGCCGTGGCGGCCGCGGAAGAGGCTCAGCGCCAACGCGGTTGGAGCCTGGAGGTCATCGATCTTCGGTCGCTGGTCCCCTTGGACTTCGACACCGTCGCCGCGTCGATCCATCGGAGCGGGCGCTGCGTGGTGTTGCACGAAGGGCCGCGCAGCCTGGGATACGGGGCGGGGCTGGCTGCGCGCATCCAGGAGGAGATGTTCTACGAGCTGGAGGCGCCGGTGTTGCGCGCCTGCGGTTTTGATACTCCGTACCCGCCGGCGCGGCTGGAGGGATTGTGGCTGCCGGGCCCGGACCGGCTGCTGGACTGCGTCGAGCGTGTGCTGGAGCAGCCGTGA
- a CDS encoding MaoC family dehydratase, which produces MAGAVVTDAKSVVQRGLWFEEFEIGTTYLHRPGRTVTEADNVLFTTLTMNTQSLHLDAAWAAQQPGFRGERLVNSMFTLSTLVGLSVSQLTLGTIVANLGFSEVSFPKPVFHGDTLYAETVCTAKRESKSRPGEGIVTLEHTGRNQHGDVVARAVRTTLVQKRPAR; this is translated from the coding sequence ATCGCTGGGGCTGTCGTGACGGATGCCAAATCGGTTGTGCAGCGCGGCCTGTGGTTCGAGGAGTTCGAAATCGGCACCACCTACCTGCACCGGCCCGGACGCACCGTCACCGAGGCCGACAACGTGTTGTTCACCACGCTGACGATGAACACCCAGTCGCTGCACCTCGACGCGGCGTGGGCGGCGCAGCAGCCGGGTTTCCGGGGCGAGCGGCTGGTGAATTCGATGTTCACCCTGTCGACGCTGGTGGGCCTGTCGGTGTCGCAGCTGACGCTGGGCACCATCGTGGCCAACCTCGGCTTCTCCGAGGTGTCGTTCCCCAAGCCGGTCTTCCACGGCGACACCCTGTACGCCGAGACGGTGTGCACGGCCAAGCGCGAGTCCAAGAGCCGGCCGGGCGAGGGCATCGTCACCCTCGAGCACACCGGGCGCAACCAGCACGGCGACGTCGTCGCCCGGGCCGTCCGCACCACCCTGGTCCAGAAACGGCCGGCGCGGTGA
- a CDS encoding HNH endonuclease signature motif containing protein, producing the protein MAGSVVDREAITAAFDALDATVDGVLGLDCEALTTPERLALLERCERVRRRVPAIEHPLINQLARQATPDELGGTLSHAIAEWALITRAEAGRRIHEAADLGPRRALTGEPLAPVLAETAAAQRDGKLGGAQVAAIRRFYHQLPGWIDPATRERAEKHLARLGTQHRPEQLGALADTLADCLNPDGLYSDDDRARRRGITLGKQETDGMSALHGWLTPEARATLEAVWAKLAAPGMCNPTDQTPTVDGTPSQDAIDKDTRSPAQRQHDALLATHRALLASGKLGQHNGLPASIIVTTTLAELEAAAGRALTGGGSILPMSDVIRLSRHARHYLAIFDKGKTLALYHTKRLASPAQRIVLYAKDLGCTAPGCTVPGYWCEVHHVEPYTTCGDTDVNNLAFGCPTQHHIVQPGGWSTRKNTHGDTEWIPPAHLDHGQPRTNTYWHPEKLLHHDQDDDDDPL; encoded by the coding sequence ATGGCTGGCAGCGTGGTGGATCGGGAGGCGATCACGGCTGCCTTCGATGCCCTGGATGCCACGGTTGATGGGGTCTTGGGGTTGGATTGTGAGGCGTTGACCACGCCGGAGCGGTTGGCGTTGTTGGAGCGCTGTGAGCGGGTGCGCCGCCGGGTGCCGGCGATCGAGCATCCGTTGATCAATCAGCTGGCCCGCCAGGCCACCCCCGACGAGCTGGGCGGCACGCTCTCCCATGCCATCGCCGAGTGGGCGTTGATCACCCGCGCCGAGGCGGGTCGGCGCATTCACGAGGCCGCCGACCTCGGACCCCGCCGCGCCCTGACCGGCGAACCACTGGCGCCGGTGCTAGCCGAAACCGCAGCCGCCCAACGCGACGGGAAACTGGGGGGCGCGCAAGTCGCGGCGATCCGCCGGTTCTACCACCAACTACCCGGCTGGATCGACCCAGCCACCCGCGAACGCGCCGAAAAACACCTCGCCCGCCTGGGCACCCAACATCGACCCGAACAACTCGGCGCACTAGCCGACACCCTCGCCGACTGCCTCAACCCCGACGGCCTCTACAGCGACGACGACCGCGCCCGGCGGCGCGGCATCACATTGGGCAAACAAGAAACCGACGGCATGTCCGCACTACACGGCTGGCTCACCCCCGAAGCCCGCGCCACCCTAGAAGCCGTGTGGGCCAAACTGGCCGCCCCCGGCATGTGCAACCCCACCGATCAGACCCCCACCGTGGACGGCACCCCGTCGCAAGACGCCATCGATAAAGACACCCGCAGCCCCGCGCAACGCCAACACGATGCGCTGCTGGCCACCCACCGCGCCCTGCTCGCGTCGGGAAAACTCGGCCAACACAACGGCCTACCCGCCTCCATCATCGTCACCACCACCCTGGCCGAGCTCGAGGCCGCCGCCGGGCGCGCCCTGACCGGCGGGGGCAGCATCCTGCCCATGAGCGATGTGATCCGCCTATCCCGCCACGCCCGCCACTACCTGGCCATCTTCGACAAAGGCAAAACCCTAGCCCTGTACCACACGAAAAGGCTGGCCTCCCCCGCGCAGCGGATCGTCTTGTACGCCAAAGACCTGGGCTGCACCGCCCCGGGCTGCACCGTGCCCGGGTACTGGTGCGAAGTCCACCACGTCGAGCCCTACACCACCTGCGGCGACACCGACGTCAACAACCTGGCCTTCGGGTGCCCCACCCAACACCACATCGTGCAACCCGGCGGCTGGAGCACCCGCAAAAACACCCACGGCGACACCGAATGGATACCCCCGGCCCACCTCGACCACGGACAACCCAGAACCAACACCTACTGGCACCCCGAAAAACTCCTCCACCACGACCAAGACGACGACGACGACCCGCTATAG
- a CDS encoding HpcH/HpaI aldolase/citrate lyase family protein has protein sequence MNLRAAGPAWLFCPADRPERFAKAAAAADVVILDLEDGVAEADKPAARRALRETVLDPERTVVRINAAGTEEHARDLDALADTAYTAVMLSKTESAAQVAALAPREVVALIETPRGAVFATDIAAAEGTVAMMWGAEDLVATLGGSSSRRSGGAYRDVARHVRSTVLLAASAFGRIALDAVHLDIRDIDGLRAEADDAVAVGFDGTVCIHPSQVPVVREAYRPSEERLDWARRVLAAAKTERGVFAYEGQMVDSPVLKHAEMLLRRAGESASG, from the coding sequence GTGAACCTGCGCGCCGCCGGCCCGGCGTGGCTGTTCTGCCCGGCGGACCGTCCCGAGCGGTTCGCGAAGGCCGCCGCGGCCGCCGACGTGGTGATCCTCGACCTCGAGGACGGCGTGGCCGAAGCGGACAAACCCGCCGCCCGCCGGGCGCTGCGGGAGACCGTGCTGGACCCGGAGCGCACCGTGGTGCGGATCAACGCGGCCGGCACCGAGGAGCACGCCCGCGACCTGGATGCCCTGGCCGACACCGCGTACACGGCGGTGATGCTGTCGAAGACCGAATCGGCCGCTCAGGTTGCCGCGCTCGCGCCGCGCGAGGTCGTCGCGCTGATCGAGACGCCGCGCGGCGCGGTGTTCGCCACCGACATCGCCGCGGCCGAGGGCACCGTGGCGATGATGTGGGGTGCCGAGGACCTGGTCGCCACCCTGGGCGGCAGCTCCAGCCGGCGGTCCGGCGGCGCCTACCGGGACGTGGCCCGCCACGTGCGGTCGACGGTGCTGCTGGCGGCGTCGGCGTTCGGCCGGATCGCGCTGGACGCCGTGCATTTGGACATCCGCGACATCGACGGCCTGCGCGCGGAGGCCGACGACGCCGTCGCGGTGGGATTCGACGGGACGGTCTGCATCCACCCGAGCCAGGTCCCGGTGGTGCGCGAGGCGTATCGCCCCAGCGAGGAGAGGCTGGACTGGGCGCGGCGGGTATTGGCGGCCGCGAAGACCGAGCGCGGGGTGTTCGCGTACGAGGGCCAGATGGTCGACTCGCCGGTGCTCAAGCACGCGGAAATGCTGCTGCGCCGGGCGGGGGAATCCGCGTCGGGGTGA
- a CDS encoding cutinase family protein, with product MSVNARQLACSLGTAVVTTWATLLSAPILIASASAAPCPDVEVTFARATDEPPGVGGVGQAFIDSLRSQVGGRSLGVYPVNYPATEDWPPSASAGASDASAHVQSMAANCPNTKLVLGGYSQGAMVIDLITIARASVAGFNAATLSADVADHVAAVAVFGNPTDRYLGGPISAISPWYGAKAIDLCAPGDPICSPGGLALPTHDEMFSAAHLSYQHSGMPSQAATFVASHL from the coding sequence ATGTCCGTGAACGCACGCCAACTCGCTTGTTCGCTGGGTACCGCGGTGGTGACAACCTGGGCGACGCTGCTGAGCGCGCCTATCCTGATCGCCTCCGCGTCCGCCGCTCCCTGCCCCGACGTCGAGGTGACGTTCGCCCGCGCCACCGACGAGCCACCCGGTGTTGGCGGCGTCGGACAGGCATTTATCGATTCGCTGCGCTCGCAGGTTGGGGGTCGGTCCCTCGGCGTGTATCCCGTCAACTACCCCGCCACCGAAGACTGGCCGCCGTCCGCATCCGCCGGCGCCAGCGACGCGAGCGCTCACGTTCAGTCGATGGCCGCGAACTGTCCCAACACGAAGCTGGTGCTTGGCGGATATTCCCAAGGCGCGATGGTGATAGACCTGATCACGATCGCCCGAGCATCGGTCGCGGGCTTTAACGCGGCGACGCTGTCGGCGGACGTGGCCGATCACGTTGCCGCGGTTGCCGTCTTCGGGAATCCGACGGACAGGTATCTGGGCGGGCCGATCAGCGCGATCAGCCCGTGGTATGGGGCTAAGGCCATTGACTTGTGTGCGCCCGGCGACCCGATTTGCTCTCCGGGCGGCTTGGCGCTGCCCACGCATGACGAGATGTTCTCCGCGGCGCACCTGTCGTATCAGCATTCCGGGATGCCCAGTCAGGCCGCGACTTTCGTGGCGAGCCATCTCTGA
- a CDS encoding enoyl-CoA hydratase, which translates to MAQSDPVLFSIDNHVALITVNDPDRRNALTDEMSARLREAVERAEADAGVHAVVVTGAGKAFCAGADLSALGAAGGGEAESRLQRIYDGFMAVSNCRLPTIAAVNGAAVGAGLNLALAADVRIAGPAASFDARFQQLGLHPGGGATWMLQRAVGPQVARAALLFGMRFDAESAVRHGLALSVADDPVAAALELAARPGAAPREVVLATKATMRATASPGSLDNEQHAFAIRTELGPQVYSIQSPEFAAKLAAAQRR; encoded by the coding sequence GTGGCCCAATCCGACCCGGTCCTTTTCAGTATCGACAACCATGTCGCGCTCATCACCGTCAACGACCCCGATCGGCGCAATGCCCTCACCGACGAGATGTCCGCGCGGCTGCGGGAAGCGGTGGAGCGGGCCGAAGCCGACGCTGGCGTACACGCCGTCGTCGTCACGGGCGCGGGCAAGGCGTTTTGTGCGGGCGCCGACCTCAGCGCCCTGGGCGCCGCGGGAGGTGGAGAGGCGGAGTCGAGGCTGCAACGGATCTACGACGGCTTCATGGCTGTGAGCAATTGCCGGTTGCCCACGATCGCCGCGGTCAACGGCGCGGCCGTCGGCGCGGGCCTGAACCTTGCGTTGGCCGCCGACGTGCGCATCGCCGGACCGGCCGCATCGTTCGACGCCCGCTTCCAACAGTTGGGGCTGCATCCCGGCGGGGGTGCGACGTGGATGCTGCAGCGCGCGGTAGGCCCGCAGGTGGCGCGCGCGGCTTTGTTGTTCGGCATGCGCTTCGACGCCGAATCCGCCGTACGGCACGGGTTGGCGCTCAGCGTCGCCGACGACCCCGTCGCGGCGGCCCTCGAGCTTGCCGCGCGGCCCGGAGCCGCTCCCCGTGAGGTGGTGCTGGCGACCAAAGCCACCATGCGCGCCACCGCCAGCCCGGGATCATTGGACAACGAGCAACACGCATTCGCCATACGCACGGAGCTGGGACCGCAGGTGTACTCCATCCAATCACCAGAATTTGCAGCCAAATTGGCTGCGGCACAACGCAGATAG
- the pdhA gene encoding pyruvate dehydrogenase (acetyl-transferring) E1 component subunit alpha: MAEILRTPMTVDLEPVRLVAPDGTPTPECRYGRDLPAETLCWLYEMMVVTRELDTEFVNLKRQGQLALFASCRGQEAAQVGATACLRKTDWLFPQYRELGAYLVRGIPPGHVGAAWRGTWHGGLEFTTKCCAPMSIPIGTQTLHAVGAAMAAQRLREDSVAVAFLGDGATSEGDVHEALNFAAVFTAPCVFYVQNNQWAISVPVSRQTAAPSLAHKAIGYGMPGIRVDGNDVLACYAVMAEAAARARAGGGPTLIEAVTYRLGPHTTSDDPTRYRTQDEVDHWAALDPIPRYRAYLHGQGLWSQRLEERVAARAKRMRAELRDAVFDAPDFDIDDVFTTVYAEMTPGLRAQRQQLRDELDRGEEA; the protein is encoded by the coding sequence ATGGCGGAGATCCTTCGGACGCCGATGACTGTCGACCTCGAACCGGTGCGACTCGTCGCCCCGGACGGCACGCCGACACCCGAATGCCGCTACGGCCGTGACCTTCCCGCGGAGACGCTGTGCTGGCTCTACGAGATGATGGTGGTCACCCGGGAGCTGGACACCGAGTTCGTCAACCTGAAGCGCCAAGGACAATTGGCGCTGTTCGCGTCCTGCCGTGGCCAGGAGGCCGCCCAGGTGGGCGCCACGGCCTGCCTGCGCAAGACCGACTGGCTATTTCCGCAATATCGCGAGCTCGGCGCGTATCTGGTGCGCGGCATTCCGCCCGGGCATGTGGGCGCGGCATGGCGCGGAACCTGGCACGGCGGGCTGGAATTCACCACGAAATGCTGTGCCCCGATGTCTATTCCGATCGGCACCCAGACCCTGCACGCCGTCGGCGCGGCGATGGCCGCGCAACGCCTGCGCGAAGATTCGGTGGCGGTGGCCTTCCTCGGCGACGGCGCCACCAGCGAGGGCGACGTGCACGAGGCGCTGAACTTCGCGGCCGTGTTCACCGCGCCCTGCGTGTTCTATGTGCAGAACAACCAGTGGGCGATCTCGGTGCCGGTATCCAGGCAGACCGCCGCGCCTTCCCTCGCGCACAAGGCGATTGGCTACGGAATGCCCGGAATCCGGGTGGACGGCAACGACGTGCTGGCGTGCTATGCGGTGATGGCCGAGGCCGCCGCCCGGGCCCGGGCCGGTGGCGGCCCGACATTGATCGAGGCGGTCACGTACCGGCTCGGCCCGCACACCACGTCCGACGATCCGACGCGATACCGGACGCAGGACGAAGTGGACCACTGGGCGGCGTTGGACCCGATTCCTCGTTACCGCGCCTACTTACACGGCCAGGGCTTGTGGTCGCAACGCCTGGAGGAGCGGGTCGCTGCCCGGGCGAAGCGAATGCGAGCCGAATTGCGTGACGCCGTCTTCGACGCGCCCGATTTCGACATCGACGACGTGTTCACCACGGTGTACGCGGAGATGACGCCCGGATTGCGGGCGCAGCGCCAACAGCTGCGCGACGAACTTGACCGAGGCGAGGAGGCGTGA